CAACCTGACCATCCTTTTTTTTACTCCTTGAGTGGCAGGACAATGaccagctccatgcaggctaaAGTTAAGTTTTATGTGGCATGAGATCAACAGCTCAGCGGAATTTTTTCATCAAGCCTAATTTTGaacaaaatgattaatttaaagctctatactagaaacaaatattttcaacAACCCCAAGATTAAAATGCTTTAGCGTTCCCAGAAATATCAAAAATCAGCCGAGCCCTCTTTACTCTTAAATAGCTAATGGTCAATTAATCGGAGCATTTTGATTAGATCGTAGCTAATTGTGTACTTTATTAATCATCAGAGGAAAGTACCAGCATAGTTGTATTATCTAGCCAGCAGTTGTATTATCTATCTGACCAGGGAAACCAGAGATCCCTGCCGCGCCAGTTCGCTTGAGAACAAGAACCGTGCGAACGTAATCGGATCGCTTTTTTGGGCATAGGAACCTTGCGTTACCATCCCATTTCCAACCGCTAATCTTGGCGGCGGGGAATCGAGTCTTCTGCGCTATTTATCGATGAAAGCGTGGCCTTTATTTCGGAATTCGGTTTAGGGTTTCGCTATTGGAGATCCGGGTAGAAAGGAAATGTCAATATTTGTCATTACCGCGTGGCATTTTCTAGCGAATTTCTTCGACGCTTTGTCTACGGATATTTTTGTCTTTCCTTGTTGGGGTTTTTCGGGGTTTGGTTTCGTCGGCTTTTCCTTTGTGGCCGCAACGGCCATAAAACCAACAAAGGCGAAACAAAGGCCGCCGTGCGCCGTGTGATTATGTAAGACGCAGTTGCATATCGGGCTCATATTTACTTTGGCCAAACACCACACATTGCAGGCGGATATACACAGCCAGAACCGGGGATTCCGGGCCACCAGAtccagaaccagaaccagaatCAGAAACGAAACACCAGGCAGGGCAATGTTTGGATTGGACTCTTCCGTTTCCGATAATCGGATATGGCGATGTTTGGATATaactacatatatatttaaatggtGCGACCAGGAAACAAAGTAGTCGTAGTCAAAATGTTTAGAAAACATTGGCTGTATAGACATCATGTAGGCAATTGCTTTATTTGTCAAACTCGAGACATTACAAAAGTAATTTTGCCCGACGacgatttataaaaattgcaaaatttgTAAGTATTTTgagcatttaaatattttatcagGCATACTTATTGAGTATTCATAGTAAAACCATGGAGAAGAACGCAAAGGACATAATCCCGGAAAATTTCGATTTCGAGGAGGAGATCTCTCGCCTGATGATCGAACACAACCAGATTGCTATAGTTGATCGGGATGAACCCATTTCGGAGGAAAGCGATTTGGATGACGACTCCGATAGCCGCTTATTTTCTACTTATGAAGAGGACAGCTTGTTAACATAATGGGGCATTTCTCACATTTGCACGTTGTTGCTTATCAATAACTCCCAATAAAGTGCTGTACCATATTGCCATGTCGTCATCCGTCATGATCTGCTTTCGGGATCGCTTATTGTCCCTTGGCTCATCGCTCACTTGTGCTCTAAGCGGATTAGGTTTCACCCAAAAACGTGTACGGGACAATGGACTTGATGGTGGAAActaaaaagtaaaacaaaaagggAAACGCGGGCAACCCTCGAAACAATGAACCATGTGGCAAGTGGATTGTCAGCTTGTAATCCGCCACTCCGCCTTATATCTCcccatatgtatgtatatcctTAGGGTCGAGATCCCAAAATGCACTTGCTACATGGTTATTGCATCATCGCCTTATTGCCCTAATGCGATTAGCATTCATTTTTAATCGGTCCTCATTGGAACTAGGTTTTTTGTCTAAGTCTTTCGATAGCCTTGTCTTTTCGCATTTATAGTGCTTTTAAACAAATGGAGACGATGAAAAGTTTTGAAATCAAAACCCAGTTTTTCGAAAGATTCAATTTTGAATCTACCTCGAATGGCATTTAATGCATAAggatataataattattttataaattagaTTGAATGTTTTCAAAGTCTATACTTTGTTGTGCCAAGTATATGACTTAGCTTTGGCTGCTCATTACGCAATTTTTCGGGCGGGTGTTCTTGTGTGAAGTGGTCCATTGTCAGTGCCCTAGACCAGAAACGCAAACTGTCTGGAGAGCTAGCGACTTGAGGCCGTCAAAGTTGTGGCAAGAGTACAGTCACCACCGTTGGCCACCAACTCCTGGCCcctgacccctgacccctCGGCAATGACAACCCCCGGTGGAACAATGGAGTTGAATGGTCCGCAATGGAGTGGGTCAACGTAGAGCGTGCTCAGCCTGTGAAATTGCAAACCAGAACAACACTTTCATCGATAATCACGAGGGTCACTCGGTGGGTCAAGTGTCGTCGCAGCGCGTGCCAAAAGACCCTTTAAAAATGGGGGGTAGAACACGTGGAGATCTGTACAATTTAAGTATTATCATTATAGATGCAAATCAAGGGGTAGTAAGTGAGAAAACGAaacttaatttatttgaaatatcaAGTGAATATGCTAAAAACCGTTCCCAGCGAATCTGTTCACAAAACCGCCGCCCGTGAGTatgcaataaataatttcaaacTGATAAGCGGAAAAATGGCTGGCAGCCCAAAAGcgggcaacaacaaacagaTTCCATTTAGATATTCGCTCGGCTTCAATTGCAAAATGTATAGTTTGTATCTCCCATCTGCAGTATCGCTCGATCTATTTCCGTTTGCACTCGCGGTGTTTGCTTTTAACTAACGTGACACAGCCGCATTCAAATCagcttaattaaattgtaattgGATATGTTTTTTCGCCTAGAAACTGACACAAACAAGCGAAAATGGAGGGGTCTGGCAATGGAAACTGGGAATTGGAATGGTGGTTTGACGCTTGATAAGCTCATCGCGTGAATTGTCTTTAAAGCTGCGGACAGGCGTCTCCACTCGTCCAGCCATCCATCTGTAGCTATTGctacatatttatatgtacatatatgcacatgtatatgtatgaatGCCCACCCACCAGCCAAAGCCAACCCTTATCCCATCAGGAATAGTGATGTCAACGAAACTGTCAAAAGTAGTCAAATTGCTATTCGTTTTCCACTACGTGAGCCTGGCAGAATGGTTAAGCATATTATTTGGAATTTAAAACAATGCATTGTTTATAGCTCTCATTGCTGTCAACGAAAGCTCTTTAGATTGCATTTGTTAGAAAGTAGTGATAAATTCAAAAATACCACTCTCTTAAATAACTCCATAGTAGTTTGATAATAGGAAAAAACTTCTTGAaagtaaaataatatatttaaattagcCAAATTGACAGCATTTTAAGTAGAGGCTGTTGCTTCTTGTTTATGCAACGAAACTAATTTAAAGTGCTTCACGCGGCGGTCGCATAATCCGCTGCCATGGTGTGCGTCTGTCCCCCTCCCCCTCTCGCTGCCGCACTTTTCCCTCTCTGTCTCCTTGGCTCTGTGTGTGATAACTTCGTTAAGTTGTTGACacgcatacatacacacatatataagTCCGCATATGGgggtaaataataataacaatatagTCAGTAATTAAATGACACTGGCACGTGGCGCTACGAAGCCAACAACAAAGTTCACAGGATAGCCAAAGGGCACACCCacccacatacacacacacacacacccacagaCGGGGATTCAAAGCCACGGACAAGAAAACATATATATCAGTGCCTTTTAGGGCCAATATAACTAGGTTGATTACCTAGTTACTAATAATTATATTACTAATATTACTAATAATTTCTGTTAGCATTGAAAGTTCAACGTGCACAAAGTATGATTCCAAGTACTCTTGTAGACCATTTAAGCCTAAACCCAAATGAAATTCTACAATGTATATGGTCATTTCTTTTCTAAGAACTGTTTTGATTCAATCATGCCTTATAGACTTGCAACGCATGTGGCTGCCGACTATCATTTTGGATCATATATAAAGCGTAAATATTTTCGTTGCAGATTACTGCGCCCATTTGATTAGAATTTCGAGACCGTCCAGGGTGCAACAGTCAGGCATATTTGCGGCTTC
The Drosophila mauritiana strain mau12 chromosome X, ASM438214v1, whole genome shotgun sequence DNA segment above includes these coding regions:
- the LOC117148220 gene encoding uncharacterized protein LOC117148220, with protein sequence MEKNAKDIIPENFDFEEEISRLMIEHNQIAIVDRDEPISEESDLDDDSDSRLFSTYEEDSLLT